From Ananas comosus cultivar F153 linkage group 8, ASM154086v1, whole genome shotgun sequence, one genomic window encodes:
- the LOC109714610 gene encoding uncharacterized protein LOC109714610, with product MLHSAIVQLITHSSAANSLVAFFICHLIIAVLLLSAAMSDPLLVKQRDEREPVDSLEEGDGDAGCKEGDEVEDDASDELREDDELKEKAEQFIERMNRLWRAENTSLHLQLVGYQCRHIDA from the coding sequence ATGTTGCATTCCGCAATTGTACAATTGATAACTCATTCATCAGCTGCAAATTCTCTTGTTGCCTTCTTCATCTGCCATCTCATCATAGCCGTTCTCTTGCTTAGTGCTGCTATGTCCGATCCTCTGCTTGTCAAACAGCGCGATGAGCGTGAGCCAGTTGACAGCCTAGAAGAAGGCGATGGAGATGCGGGATGCAAGGAGGGCGATGAGGTCGAGGATGACGCATCGGACGAGCTTCGGGAGGACGATGAGCTGAAGGAGAAAGCTGAGCAGTTCATAGAAAGGATGAACAGACTATGGAGAGCGGAAAATACGTCTCTGCATCTACAACTTGTGGGATATCAATGCAGACACATAGATGCATGA
- the LOC109714609 gene encoding putative pentatricopeptide repeat-containing protein At3g08820, with amino-acid sequence MSRYMIMSNMYQKAGLSEKMAGVRTMVERMPKGRSWIEFRGKTFEFGVGANDSTCSIWAEIGAKLKELDDQFEKEGSECANGNHHSKRVAVAFSLIKIGGSMPIRLFKNMRICRSCHEWMEIVSKHCGKEIVVRDCNRFHQFVEGLCSWKDYS; translated from the coding sequence ATGAGCCGCTATATGATTATGTCGAACATGTACCAGAAAGCAGGCTTGAGTGAGAAGATGGCTGGGGTCAGAACAATGGTTGAGAGGATGCCAAAAGGTAGAAGCTGGATTGAATTTCGAGGGAAAACATTTGAGTTTGGAGTTGGGGCCAATGATTCTACGTGCTCAATATGGGCAGAGATCGGGGCAAAGTTAAAGGAGCTAGATGATCAATTTGAGAAAGAAGGGAGTGAGTGTGCTAATGGGAACCACCATAGTAAGAGAGTTGCTGTTGCTTTCAGTTTGATTAAGATTGGCGGGTCAATGCCGATTAGATTATTCAAGAACATGAGGATATGCAGGAGTTGTCACGAGTGGATGGAGATTGTTTCAAAGCATTGTGGGAAAGAGATTGTAGTTAGGGATTGTAATCGGTTTCATCAGTTTGTTGAAGGGCTATGTTCATGGAAGGATTATTCGTGA